Genomic segment of Prionailurus viverrinus isolate Anna chromosome B4, UM_Priviv_1.0, whole genome shotgun sequence:
ctcagtcagttaagtgtctaacttcagctcagatcatgatcttgtggtttgtgagttcgagccccacgttgagctctgtgctgacagctcagagcctggaaccttcttcagattctgtgtctccctctctctctgcccctcccccgcttgcttgctcacttgctctctctttcaaaaataaacattaaaaaattttttttaaatattaattctttaatGGTTGTGTTACTCTTTTGAAGGCTTATATTACTTTTAGAATcactagaaattattttttaaggtggattcaaatttattttttctctgaacCTTAATCTTATGGGTATGCTGTGTCTCTTCTAGCTGCTGAAATGAGGCAAAATGACAAAATCACATGCATATTAGAAGGCCGAGAAAGGAGAGATAGGAAAAGCCTCTGTAAAGCCATCAATGATTTCCAGCAGACCTTCCAGAAGCCAGAAACTCGCCGTGAATTTGACCTATCTGACCCCCTAGCCCTTAGGAAAGATCTCCCAGCCAGGCAGTCGGATAACGATATTCGGAATACAGTATCGGGAATGCAGAAATTCATGGGAGAGGATTTAAACTTCCACGAGAGGAAGAAATTCCAGGAGGAACAAAACCGAGAATGGTCCTTACAACAGCAGCGGGAACGGGAGAGTGCCCGTGCCCACCAAAGATGTGCAGGTAATGAAGCCCAAAGGGACAAACCGGTCCCAATACTTTTTCCGACCAATCAAACCCGTGGGTTTCCCCCTGCTTTGTTTGGTGTTTCATGTCCTACCCCTGTGCTGTGTTGGCCGCCGGGGAAAGAGCCTGTGTTCCAGGAtgtaaatgtcttcatttctgaGCTTGcaactctgtgctccccctgggCTCCAGCCAGGTGCAGGTGCAAAACCCACCCTGCCCAAAGGAGGTGCCCAGTCTGCTGGGAAGACAGTAGGAAATACACAGGTCCAGTTGGGTCTTCTGGGGGCTGTGTTAGAAGTTCTCGCagggaacggggggggggggggggcggggtgaggccTAGGGCTCAGGGGTCACGTGTCCTCACCAGGACCCTCCAGGCCCAGGGAACCCCTCTGGCAAAGCCTCCAAGACCTGGAACAACCTCCATCCCTGAGGCAGTTGCGACAAGTCCAGTAAACTCTGCCTGCACTAAGGTGAccggtgttttcttttttttgttttaaaaaaaaaattttttttttggtaatttttatttagttttgagagaaagagtgcgagtgggggaggaacggagagagagggagacacagaacctgaaaggggctccaggctcccaactggCAGcaacaaagcctgacacggggctcgagctcacgaacggcgagatcatgacctgagccgaaggcggacgcctaaccaacggagccacccgggcgccccaaggtGACCGCCAAGCTGCTGCATCCGAGCTCCGTTTTCAGGCGGCTCCTTCATCCGCAGCCTGTGCCATAGCTGGTCATCTCTTCCTCCTGGAAATACTTCCTCCGCCAGCTTCCAGGACCCGCTCTCATCCCggctcccctcccccggccccctcGTTGGTTTCTCCTCCCCTTCCGAACCAACCTCCTGGTGTTATTGCTTACCAGTGCCCTCTGCGCCCTGCCTGCCTCAACCACACTCGGTCCCTTGGCGCTCTCAACTAGTCTCGTGGGTTTAGATACCACCGATAGGCCATCTTTCCCCCAAACGTACCCTTCCAGCCTGGATTCTTCCCCGATTCTCAGCGCACACGTCCTGTCACCTCTGGACGTTTATCTGCTCTTGGGTGTCTAACGAACTTATCAGAATCAACACAAGACACCCTGGCCTGCCCCCCGTGAACCGCCACCCCCGTCAATGGGAACTCCATTGTTCCAGTTGCGCAAGCCCCAACCCCAAGGCGTCTTGACTCCTTCCTTTGTCTCAAATGCCACGTCCAGTCCGGCAGCAAATCACCCCGAATCACAACCGCCTCTCTCCACCTCCACTCTTACCCCTCTGGGCAGTAATAATCTCTCAGTGCGACTATTGCAGTCGCCTGCAGGTGGTCTCCGTGCTTCTGCCCTTGGCCCTCTATAGTTGCTTCTCAACCCAGTGACCAGGATGATCCTGCTAAAAATTAAGCTAGATCTTTTGCGCACACCCTTCCAATAGCTTCTCATTTTACTCAGAATAAGCACCAGATTCATCTCAAGGACCGGGAAGGTTTTCGTAGTCTGGAATGATCCGCTACCACGCTgcctttcattcatttcatcCTCGCCACACTGGCTTCCTCACTCAGAATGTTAAGTGTGTCAGGCTCACTcctgcctcaggccctttgcacctactgtttcctctgcctggaaacaTGTCCCCGTATATCTGCATGGCCTGCCCCTTATCCTTCTTTGGGTCTTTGATGAAATGCCATCTTACCAGAGAGGTCTCTCCCCTGACCACTATTTTAAATTGCAACCCCGTACCCTCCCCCATGCCCATACTCTGTATCCCTTTCCTTGCTGTATTTTTCTGCAAAGCCCCATCACTGACATACTGTATGATTATGTATTTGTCATCCCTCTCCCCAGCATCCTATCCCAGGCTCGTTGAAGGCAGGAGATCTGCTCTGTCTTATTCACTGCTCTGTCTTTCGTTCTCGGCACATAGATATCTGTTGAACAATGCATCCGTAGGGCTTTCAAGATCTCCGCCACCTCCCAGGCTCTCCACATGTCCATGTCTGGCTAAAAGACTTTGTCTCAGCCTTGGACTTAGTCCTTGAACTGCCCCCTGGACATCTCCCTGGACTTGGTCCTTGAACCGCCCCCTGGACATCTCCCTGGACTTGGTCCTTGAACTGCCCCCTGGACATCTCCCCAGGCACTTCAGAACATCCTGGAGAGTAACCCTGAACTTCCCTctggctctgctcctcccccccgccATCCTCCCCTCCATCAATGACACCTCCTTCCCTAGTCAAGTCACAAGCCCAGGAGTCCTCCTTGAGCCACCCTTGTTCTCAGGCCATCCTCAATTCCTGTCCTTCCACGTCCTGCATGTATCTTGAATGGCCCGCTTCTCCCATCCCTGTTGTCACCACAGTGATACGAgtcaccaccttttttttttttttttttttttttttttaatcacctggAGGGACCACACCAAGGGCTTTCTAATAGTCCTTCATGttctttcttgtcctttctgGTCTCTTCTCAACATAGCAGTCAGAGTGCTGATTTTTAAACATTGTCACCCCTACTCCCTCCGTCCCAgcttaaaaccctccaatggcttccctCTTACATCTGGAACAAAATGCAAAATCCTCTGTAGCCTACAGGGCCCTGCGTGCTGGGCCACTGCTCAGCCCCTGTGTCACCTTATGCCCCCTACCCCGCTCACTGTGTTCCAGCCACTTGGCTTCCTTTCACTTCTGGGTGCCGACAGATCCTTGTTCACGTCAGACCCGTTGCACCTGCTCTCCATCCAGCTTCTTGTCCTTCCAGACCTCAGCTCCAAGGTCACTTCCTCCCAGAGAAgcactcttcctctcttcctccccatccccgTCTGCCTGAGCCAGGTATTCCCAGCGTGTCCCCTCTCAGGACCCTTTCCCCCTACAGCACTTCCACAATGTGCATTCATAGATCTCTTTCGGGGTTCATCTGTTTACGACCTGGCTCATCGCCCAGACAGTAAGTTCGCCAAAGGCAGGAAGAACCCTTTCTGTCTTGCCCGTCACTGCACACTTTGTGCCCTGCAAAGGGCACAGTCCTGTGTGTACCTCCTCGTGGCGCTGTGTCAACCGAAAGGATGAAtgaaggaggggaagacagaTGAAGCTCAAGTGGAACGGAGGCCCCTGCCTCACGGCTGGAGTTTGCTCTTGTGTTTGGACATCAGGAGGATGCCATGGGGCACAAACACCACGTGAAGGACCTTTGGAtcggtggctttttttttttgtttgtttaaagtaacAACCCTGCAATGTAGGAGTTGTCCTGCTTCCCAGATGAGGGCTGGAGGCTCGGAAGGGTTGGGTAATAGTTCAGGTTTGCAGAGCTAGGGAGTGTCTGGGCTGGGATAGGAGCCTGCTCTTATCTGAGTCCAGATCTTTACCTTTTGTTGTTTGCATGTTCCACGTTAAcctcttctgctgctgctgctgctcattGGCCTGGAAAAGTCCTAGTGTCACTGCAGGAATATCTCCCCACTCTGACACCCCTCCTCTGCAGAGCCCCATCTGGTCCCCACAGCAGAGCTCCCTTGTCCATTGTAAGAAGATGGATGAGGGCCCCAGCCCAGGACCACAGCAGACATCACCAATCCACAGCAGAATTTACCCATCCCCAGCAGACATCACCAATCGCCAGCAGACCTTACTGATCCCCGGTAGTGATGCTGACCCTTGGGGCCTGCACCCAACAGCTCTACCTGAATCACCTCATCTAAGTGTCCCAGCAGCCTTGAGCATCCCCTCTCTCTGGGTGAGGGCAGGATAAGAAGAGACGCGTGGCTGGACACTCCACAGGGTGCTCTGCGCACCTGGGAAGGAGCTCTGGGTGGGCAAGCGAGGTGTGACTGCGTTTCGCTTCCTTTCAGAGGACCTCTACTTCAAGACAAGGCTGCAGTTTGATGAAACGGCCAAGCATTTACAGAGTCTGGAAAGTGCCACCAGAAAGGCGGTTTGTGCAGCTGTGAAAGAATTCAACAGGAACCAGGTAGCTCCCGGGACGCCCCAGTCTCCCCGTCCCAAGTCCCAAGCTCAGCCCTTCACCGGCTCACACCACACAATCCACATGGCCCTCCCGGGGGCTGCCCTGGTACAGATTGAGTgcgcccccgcccctgctcctgAGCTTGGGagcctggggatgggggtgggggggcgcggtGGGCTTGTCTAAACTCTGCAAACCTCAGATTCTTCTCTAACACCGAGGACAGTGACGTCTACCTAAACGGCCATCCAGCACTACTCTGGCATCCGGTCTTGGTCTCACTTCTTTGTCACCTCTCAGAGCTCATCCTCATCAAGACCAGGTCCTGGCACTCACTAAGGGCAACAATCATCACATTGATGATCGGGGCTCCTGACACCTCCCTCCTCTCTAAACTCTGTGGGACCTCCTCCCACACTCTCCACCTCCGGCCTTTTGCTCCGCCCGTTCCCTCACTGGCCTTGCTTCAAGCTCTCTATTTCTTAATCagaccctgattttttttttatttttaaaaaaaattttttttttcaacgtttatttatttatttgggacagagagagacagagtatgaacgggggaggggcagagagagagggagacacagaatcggaaacaggctccaggctccgagccatcagcccagagcctgacgcggggctcgaactcacggaccgcgagatcgtgacctggctgaagtcggacgcctaaccgactgcgccacccaggcgccccaatcagaCCCTGATTAATCAGGGTTAATCAGACCCTGGCTCCAGACTTCTTTACAAATGCAGTTCTACTTCCTGGGTGGGATGGGGGCCGCCCTGGATTCATTTATCCGGTGAACTGGTTGCCCAGAACTGTGGTCTGTGGAGTAGGGCAGGCGGGACGATGAGCTGGAGAGCAGGAAGGGATAGGAGAACTCTGCTCCAGTGTTTATGCGGCCTCGCCGTGTTTAACTcccatgtgtgcatgtgtattatGAAGCACTGTTCATGTGTGGTCTAATGGTGTCACGCTGTGAGATATATTGGAGACACAAGCTCAAAAATGTCCTGCTGGTGAGACATTTATGTAATCAAAACCTCCGGGAGAGGCGGGACCAGAGACCAGAGACCAGAGGGAATGTTGGTTTTcagcggggcagggggtggggggtggggctgtggggtggggaccGAGGAGGACAAACTGCCAGGGATGGGGGGAGACCAAGGGCAGACCGAGGCACCAGCCGGGAGACCGAAGGCCATCTTAGACATCCTCTGGTCCTTGCCTTGTGTGCAGATGATGCCCAAGAGGAGAGGTCACCTGCTCCAGGGCCCACAGAGAATTCATGGTAGATAGGGCTTTTGTGTACTGTGTGCTGGGTACTCTGTACCGTGAGCTGGGTGCTGTGAGCTGGGTGGTGGATGCTGTGAGCTGGGTGCTGGGTGGTGGATGCTGTGAGCTGGGTGCTGTGTGCTGGATACtgtgtgctgggtgctgggttcTGTGTACTGTGTGCTGTGAGCTGGGTGTTGTGTATTGGGTGCTGGGTGCTGTGTGCCATGTGCTTGGTGCTGTGTGCCGTGTActgggtgctgggtgctgtgTACTGGGTGCTGGATTCTGTGTACTGTGTGCTGTGAGCTGTGTGCTGGGTGCTAGATTCTGTGTACTGTGTGCTGTGAGCTGGGTGCTGTgtactgggggctgggggctgggtgcCGTGTGCTGGGTGCTTGGTGCTGGATGCTGTGTACTGTGTGCCGGGTGCTATATGCCATGTACTGTGTGCTGCGTACTGGGTGCCGGGTGCTGGGTGCCGGGCGCGGGGTGCTGTGCATTGTGGCCGCTCTTCCGGCCATTCATTTAGTCGCTGGCTCATTGGCTCAGCGGATCATTTAGCGAGCCCTCCCGCTGGGGGACCGCCCTTGGCCTTCTCGGAAACCGTGTCGCCGCACTCGCCCACGCTCTCACTCTGTAACCTCCGCGGCGAGCACCTGCACCGCGCCGGCCCTCTCGGGTCCCCCAGCTCCGCGCGTGCGCGCTGCCAGGCCACGCCCCCAGGCCACGCCCCAGGCC
This window contains:
- the RIBC2 gene encoding RIB43A-like with coiled-coils protein 2 isoform X2, with amino-acid sequence MEIAQPRDLERYLSLAKRRHGELCRQKRIFNARNRIIGGDPDAWDAQVHDQKIKEATEKARHETFAAEMRQNDKITCILEGRERRDRKSLCKAINDFQQTFQKPETRREFDLSDPLALRKDLPARQSDNDIRNTVSGMQKFMGEDLNFHERKKFQEEQNREWSLQQQRERESARAHQRCAEDLYFKTRLQFDETAKHLQSLESATRKAVCAAVKEFNRNQATESAERKTWEKKQEQEDDLAEISNLLRGDLLSENPQQAASSFGPHRVVPDRWKGMTREQLEQIRLVQKQQIQEKLEKIYGRSLYKSTH